The following are from one region of the Bacteroidota bacterium genome:
- a CDS encoding biotin--[acetyl-CoA-carboxylase] ligase, translating into MIDKDKILNNLTTKVVGRNIISFETINSSNTYAKTLPETDSINGMVIIAEEQTGGRGRFNRKWESEKEKNLTFSIILKPESELNKIGLLPLLTASAVAKAIEAVTNLEAECKWPNDILINGKKTCGILIESTSTHKMKRIIVGIGLNVNQELFPDEINLNATSLKNEFGKTIDRVILLVEILKWFEDMYFRLIRRDYQEYLTEWRNRCKMFGKEISVSYFEKQIHGKALRIDSDGSLILETGANEIKLFSGDVTINKQL; encoded by the coding sequence ATGATCGACAAAGATAAAATATTAAATAATTTAACAACCAAAGTAGTTGGTAGAAATATTATTTCATTCGAGACTATCAACTCAAGCAATACTTATGCAAAAACACTTCCTGAAACTGATTCAATAAACGGAATGGTGATAATTGCTGAAGAGCAGACCGGTGGTCGTGGTAGATTCAACCGTAAATGGGAAAGCGAGAAAGAAAAAAATCTTACTTTTTCAATTATTTTAAAACCTGAATCAGAGCTGAATAAAATCGGGTTACTGCCGCTGCTGACTGCCTCCGCTGTTGCAAAAGCAATTGAAGCTGTTACAAATTTAGAAGCTGAGTGTAAGTGGCCCAACGATATTTTGATAAACGGAAAAAAAACTTGCGGAATTCTGATTGAATCAACTTCCACTCATAAAATGAAACGTATCATCGTCGGTATCGGCTTGAATGTTAATCAAGAATTATTTCCTGATGAAATAAATTTAAATGCTACCTCCTTAAAGAATGAGTTCGGAAAAACAATCGACAGAGTAATTTTGTTAGTTGAAATACTAAAATGGTTTGAAGATATGTATTTCCGACTCATACGTAGAGATTATCAAGAATATTTGACAGAATGGAGAAATAGATGCAAGATGTTTGGAAAAGAAATATCAGTTTCTTATTTTGAAAAACAAATACACGGAAAAGCTCTCCGGATTGACTCAGACGGCAGTTTAATTCTTGAAACGGGGGCTAACGAGATAAAATTATTTTCCGGCGATGTAACCATCAACAAACAATTGTGA
- a CDS encoding NADH-quinone oxidoreductase subunit N: protein MLQQILDSLKIFQPEITLIIVLCAAILIDLIMKNKPQLIALIVMAGLFLAGYFVIQQSGVAVSIFSDMFVVDSFSVFFKVIILLTAIFVVIFSMQSKELNNGKRKLGEYYAFVISMTLGMLLMTGASNLLMMYLSIELTSLSSYILAGYKKETPDSTEASLKYIIYGAVSSGMLLYGISILYGLTGSLNIYDVNQTLQQGGVSLLPLIAANLLMIVGFGFKISAVPFHFWTPDVYEGAPITITAFLSVASKAAGFALMIRYFFVGYYDPLASAINGYFTTVSGFEWHIIIAVLSVATMTIGNFTAVWQNNLKRLLAYSSIAHAGYMMMGVVVLNNEGISAIMIYFATYLFMNLGAFYIVMLIADKIGSEDIDSYKGLGYKAPFMAVVLAIFLISLTGLPPTAGFIGKLYLFAALINSGWIWLAIVGVLNSVVSLYYYVRIFRNMFLRDIDIEHEPIKFRPAHFIVALLLVIPTLVLGLYFGPLVDFAQASVGILGIK from the coding sequence ATGTTACAACAAATATTAGACAGCTTAAAAATTTTTCAGCCAGAAATTACTCTCATTATTGTTTTATGTGCGGCTATACTGATTGATTTAATCATGAAAAACAAACCGCAGCTTATTGCATTGATTGTGATGGCTGGTTTGTTTTTAGCCGGGTATTTTGTAATCCAACAAAGTGGAGTAGCTGTTTCGATTTTCAGTGATATGTTTGTTGTCGATTCGTTTTCAGTTTTCTTCAAAGTAATTATTTTACTTACTGCAATTTTTGTGGTTATCTTTTCGATGCAGTCGAAGGAACTTAACAACGGAAAACGGAAATTGGGCGAGTATTACGCTTTCGTTATTTCTATGACTTTAGGAATGTTGTTGATGACCGGCGCCAGCAATTTACTGATGATGTATCTTTCCATCGAACTTACATCTTTAAGCTCATACATACTTGCAGGATATAAAAAAGAAACTCCCGATTCCACTGAAGCATCTCTCAAATATATCATCTATGGGGCGGTTTCTTCGGGTATGCTGCTTTACGGAATTTCGATTTTATACGGGCTTACAGGTTCGTTGAATATATACGACGTAAATCAAACACTACAACAAGGCGGAGTCAGCTTGCTTCCTTTGATAGCCGCAAACCTTTTAATGATTGTCGGCTTTGGTTTTAAAATATCTGCAGTTCCGTTCCACTTCTGGACACCCGATGTTTACGAAGGCGCGCCTATCACAATTACGGCATTCTTATCAGTCGCATCGAAAGCTGCCGGCTTTGCTCTGATGATTCGTTACTTCTTTGTAGGTTACTACGACCCGCTTGCAAGTGCAATCAACGGTTATTTTACGACTGTTAGCGGATTTGAGTGGCACATTATCATCGCTGTTCTTTCAGTCGCTACAATGACGATCGGAAACTTCACAGCAGTTTGGCAAAATAATCTCAAGCGTCTACTTGCTTATTCGAGTATTGCCCACGCCGGTTATATGATGATGGGTGTAGTAGTATTAAATAACGAAGGAATTTCTGCAATAATGATTTACTTCGCCACTTACTTGTTTATGAACTTAGGTGCTTTTTACATCGTGATGTTGATTGCAGACAAAATAGGGAGTGAAGATATCGATTCGTATAAAGGTTTAGGTTATAAAGCACCGTTTATGGCTGTGGTGTTAGCGATATTTTTGATTTCGTTAACAGGACTTCCGCCAACTGCCGGATTTATCGGGAAGTTATATCTCTTCGCAGCGCTGATAAACAGCGGATGGATTTGGCTTGCCATAGTCGGTGTGTTAAACAGCGTTGTATCGCTTTACTATTATGTCCGCATTTTCAGAAATATGTTTTTACGCGACATAGATATCGAACACGAACCAATCAAGTTTCGTCCGGCTCATTTTATTGTGGCACTATTATTAGTTATTCCGACTTTGGTTTTAGGTTTGTATTTCGGTCCGCTTGTCGATTTTGCACAAGCATCGGTAGGAATACTCGGTATTAAGTAG
- a CDS encoding histidine kinase, translating to MKLLFLYIICVNIVFSLDENYFSKKVEEDSVIYQYRILGDDIMWKNTSAIDHQLWSKLPGGIYQFEIREYYPQQNRYSEIISFTIETERPFWEQLNFWWLHIVVILIFFWLIRKYELKNKYISKQAIQEKQRAVETERSRIARDFHDGIGSSLSQISITLDVANKKLSSGDITAAQQDINLTASTVHTLMNGLRDIIWALDPSTNSYQDLTAFIRHYAARFLQTKGIKLFFESDSNNEKLFFTSEFRRNIFFITKEALTNVCKYSKATKVDFEIKIKGNEFILAIADNGCGFEHCIENTDPRNGKGLNNMTARAEALDGILNIQSIKDKGTFISLKILKLDSHII from the coding sequence ATGAAATTATTATTTCTCTACATAATATGTGTTAATATTGTATTTTCACTTGATGAGAATTACTTTAGTAAGAAGGTCGAGGAGGATTCGGTTATTTATCAATATCGAATATTAGGTGATGATATTATGTGGAAAAACACATCTGCAATTGACCACCAATTATGGTCGAAACTCCCCGGCGGTATATATCAATTTGAAATCCGCGAATACTATCCGCAGCAAAATCGTTATAGCGAGATTATTTCTTTTACCATAGAAACGGAACGACCATTTTGGGAGCAACTAAATTTTTGGTGGCTTCATATAGTTGTTATTTTAATTTTCTTTTGGTTAATTCGTAAATACGAGTTAAAAAATAAATATATTTCGAAGCAGGCAATTCAAGAAAAGCAGCGAGCTGTTGAAACGGAACGAAGCCGCATTGCTCGCGATTTTCACGACGGCATTGGAAGTTCACTTTCACAAATATCAATTACATTGGATGTTGCAAATAAAAAGTTATCTTCCGGAGATATTACAGCAGCTCAACAAGATATTAATCTTACGGCATCAACAGTACATACCTTAATGAATGGCTTACGGGATATTATCTGGGCATTAGACCCATCAACAAATAGTTATCAGGATTTGACAGCTTTTATCCGGCACTACGCTGCCCGATTTCTTCAAACGAAAGGTATAAAATTATTTTTTGAATCTGATTCCAATAACGAAAAGCTCTTCTTTACTTCCGAATTCCGTAGAAATATTTTCTTCATAACCAAAGAAGCTCTAACGAATGTATGTAAATATTCAAAAGCCACAAAAGTTGATTTCGAAATTAAGATCAAAGGTAACGAATTCATTTTGGCGATTGCTGATAACGGTTGTGGATTCGAACATTGCATTGAAAACACGGACCCGCGAAACGGGAAAGGGCTGAATAATATGACTGCACGCGCTGAAGCTTTGGATGGAATTTTGAACATCCAATCTATTAAGGATAAAGGAACTTTTATTTCACTGAAGATTCTAAAATTAGATTCGCACATCATTTAA
- the dnaK gene encoding molecular chaperone DnaK — MAGKIIGIDLGTTNSVVAVMEGNDPVVIANPEGSRTTPSVVAFTKSGERLVGQAAKRQAVTNSQNTVFSIKRFMGRFHNEVNEEMKLVPYKVIQGDNNTARIQIDDRVYSPPEISAMVLQKMKQTAEDYLGQKITEAVITVPAYFNDAQRQATKEAGEIAGLTVRRIINEPTAAALAYGLDKKAKDMKIAVFDLGGGTFDISILELGDGVFEVKSTNGDTHLGGDNFDHRIVDYLADEFKKNESVDLRKDPMALQRLREAAEKAKIELSQLMQTDVNLPFITATADGPKHLNINITRAKFETLVSDLVDRCFHPVESALKDSGLLPNQIDEIILVGGMTRMPRIQQLVKDIFGKEGHKGVNPDEVVAVGAAIQGGVLSGDVTDVLLLDVTPLALGIETLGNVMTVLIPSNTTIPTKRSEIFSTAADSQTSVEIHVLQGERPMAIDNRTLGKFHLDGIPPAPRGVPQVEVIFDIDANGMLHVAAKDKATSKEQSIRITSSSGLTKEEIEKMKTDAQSHAAEDKKRKEEIETKNQADNLVFQTRKQITDLGDKIPADVKSKLESATDALDAAVKAGVHADIKSKMETLNNVWNEASSKMYENVKSQPGAEGFQGGQQQAQPETEEKKEKSKAVEDADFEVVEDKDK; from the coding sequence ATGGCTGGTAAAATAATTGGAATTGATTTAGGAACTACTAACTCGGTTGTTGCCGTAATGGAAGGTAACGACCCGGTTGTAATTGCGAATCCGGAAGGTTCGCGTACAACTCCGTCGGTTGTGGCATTTACAAAATCCGGTGAACGGCTTGTTGGTCAAGCGGCAAAGCGGCAAGCAGTAACAAACTCGCAAAACACGGTGTTTTCTATCAAACGGTTTATGGGACGGTTCCATAACGAAGTAAATGAGGAAATGAAACTTGTTCCATATAAAGTAATACAAGGAGATAACAATACCGCACGCATCCAGATAGACGATCGTGTATATTCGCCGCCAGAAATAAGCGCTATGGTTCTGCAAAAAATGAAACAGACTGCCGAAGATTATTTAGGACAAAAAATTACAGAGGCAGTTATTACGGTACCTGCGTATTTCAACGATGCACAGCGTCAGGCAACAAAAGAAGCTGGAGAAATTGCCGGACTGACTGTCCGACGCATTATCAACGAGCCAACGGCTGCTGCTTTAGCTTATGGACTTGATAAGAAAGCAAAAGATATGAAAATCGCAGTATTCGATTTGGGCGGAGGAACTTTCGATATTTCGATTCTTGAACTTGGTGATGGTGTGTTTGAAGTTAAATCGACAAACGGCGATACTCACCTCGGCGGAGATAACTTTGATCATCGCATCGTAGATTATCTTGCAGACGAATTCAAGAAAAATGAAAGTGTCGATTTACGCAAAGACCCGATGGCTTTGCAGCGTTTACGTGAAGCAGCCGAAAAAGCAAAAATCGAATTATCACAATTAATGCAAACCGACGTTAATCTGCCGTTCATCACCGCAACTGCCGATGGTCCCAAACACTTAAATATCAATATCACGAGAGCTAAATTTGAAACACTCGTCTCTGACCTTGTAGATAGATGCTTTCATCCTGTCGAAAGTGCTTTAAAGGATTCAGGATTATTGCCGAATCAAATCGACGAGATTATTTTGGTAGGCGGGATGACTCGTATGCCACGTATTCAACAACTTGTAAAAGATATTTTCGGTAAGGAGGGACATAAAGGAGTTAACCCGGATGAAGTCGTTGCTGTAGGAGCGGCTATCCAAGGCGGAGTTTTAAGTGGTGATGTTACCGACGTCCTTCTGCTCGATGTTACTCCACTGGCATTGGGAATTGAAACACTCGGAAATGTGATGACCGTTTTGATTCCATCTAACACCACAATCCCGACTAAGCGGAGCGAAATATTCTCGACTGCAGCCGATAGTCAAACATCCGTTGAGATTCATGTTCTGCAGGGTGAGCGTCCGATGGCAATTGATAACCGGACTTTAGGCAAGTTCCATCTCGATGGTATTCCACCGGCGCCACGCGGTGTTCCACAAGTCGAAGTTATATTTGATATAGATGCTAATGGAATGTTACACGTTGCCGCAAAAGATAAAGCAACAAGTAAAGAGCAAAGTATTAGAATTACTTCTTCGAGCGGACTGACAAAAGAAGAAATCGAGAAAATGAAAACTGATGCCCAGTCGCACGCTGCTGAAGATAAAAAACGAAAAGAAGAAATTGAAACAAAGAACCAAGCCGACAATCTTGTTTTCCAAACACGCAAGCAGATTACAGATTTGGGAGATAAAATTCCTGCTGATGTTAAATCCAAATTAGAATCGGCTACCGATGCACTCGATGCAGCAGTTAAAGCCGGCGTTCATGCTGATATTAAATCGAAAATGGAAACTTTGAACAATGTTTGGAACGAAGCTTCATCAAAGATGTATGAAAATGTAAAATCGCAGCCGGGTGCTGAAGGCTTCCAAGGCGGCCAGCAACAAGCTCAACCCGAAACCGAAGAGAAAAAAGAAAAAAGCAAGGCAGTTGAAGATGCCGATTTCGAAGTGGTTGAAGATAAGGATAAGTAG
- a CDS encoding NADH-quinone oxidoreductase subunit M codes for MELQFLNIGILTWITFLPIIGMIFILLIPKQNGNAIRWTSVVFTGLQVILAVLIYLGFNRSLPGINNAETFQFVEKFDWINVQSVPWVGRIDIDYFVGIDGLSVTMVLLTALISFIAVFASWNIKKSLNGYFALLLLLDTGMMGVFVSLDFFLFYVFWEVMLLPMYFLIGIWGGPRREYAAIKFFLYTLFGSVLMLLVMLALYFSVSYVDPATGEKVHTFNMLMMMDPTNYDPNSLLGGLHTFWRYIAYVGLFIGFAIKVPIFPFHTWLPDAHVEAPTAISVILAGVLLKMGTYGLLRVSFPMFPDGMVYFAIPLAILGFINIVYGALVAMAQTDFKKLIAYSSISHMGVVILGMAALNTQGVTGAVMQMFNHGTITAMLFLIVGVIYDRAHTRGLNDFGGLAQQMPRYTGVVTIAFFAALGLPGLSGFISEAFSFLGAFQVFRWITIASTLGIVLTAAYMLWTFQRVFLGTLPEKWKDIQDINGRELFTLVPLAIIVIILGIYPSPLIDLMNSSVNHLVEFVSAGAGMPMPTP; via the coding sequence ATGGAACTACAATTTCTTAACATAGGAATATTAACTTGGATAACATTCTTACCAATCATAGGAATGATATTTATTCTCTTAATTCCTAAACAAAATGGGAATGCAATACGGTGGACCTCGGTGGTCTTTACCGGCTTACAGGTAATTCTTGCTGTCCTAATTTATTTAGGGTTCAATAGAAGTCTTCCCGGAATCAACAATGCTGAAACATTTCAATTTGTAGAAAAATTTGATTGGATCAATGTTCAAAGTGTACCTTGGGTCGGCAGAATTGATATCGATTACTTTGTAGGCATCGACGGTTTAAGTGTTACGATGGTTTTGTTAACAGCCCTTATTTCTTTCATCGCGGTTTTTGCATCCTGGAACATCAAGAAATCACTTAATGGTTACTTCGCACTTTTACTGCTTTTAGATACAGGTATGATGGGTGTGTTCGTATCGCTCGACTTTTTCCTGTTCTACGTTTTTTGGGAAGTAATGCTGCTACCGATGTACTTCTTAATTGGAATTTGGGGCGGACCACGCCGCGAGTATGCTGCTATTAAATTCTTCCTCTATACATTATTCGGAAGCGTGTTGATGCTTCTCGTAATGTTAGCCCTTTACTTTAGTGTCTCTTATGTCGACCCTGCAACAGGCGAAAAAGTTCACACATTCAATATGTTGATGATGATGGACCCCACTAACTACGATCCGAACTCTTTGCTTGGTGGACTTCATACATTTTGGCGATACATAGCTTACGTAGGATTGTTCATAGGTTTTGCAATCAAGGTCCCAATATTTCCGTTCCACACCTGGTTGCCCGATGCACACGTGGAAGCTCCGACTGCAATCAGCGTTATATTAGCAGGTGTTTTGTTAAAGATGGGAACTTACGGGTTGCTCAGAGTTTCGTTCCCGATGTTTCCCGATGGAATGGTTTACTTTGCAATTCCGCTTGCAATACTTGGCTTTATAAATATAGTGTACGGGGCGCTGGTTGCTATGGCGCAAACCGATTTTAAAAAGTTAATTGCATACTCAAGTATCAGTCATATGGGTGTAGTAATTTTAGGTATGGCTGCACTTAACACGCAAGGCGTAACCGGTGCAGTAATGCAGATGTTCAATCACGGAACAATCACTGCGATGCTCTTCTTGATTGTTGGTGTAATTTACGACCGTGCACACACACGCGGACTTAACGATTTTGGCGGACTTGCTCAGCAGATGCCGCGTTATACTGGTGTTGTAACGATAGCTTTTTTTGCGGCACTCGGTTTACCGGGTTTAAGCGGATTTATCAGTGAAGCATTTTCATTTTTAGGCGCATTTCAGGTTTTCCGGTGGATTACAATTGCATCAACTTTAGGTATTGTGCTGACTGCCGCTTATATGTTATGGACTTTTCAACGGGTTTTTCTTGGAACACTTCCCGAAAAATGGAAAGACATACAAGATATCAACGGACGCGAGTTGTTTACTTTAGTCCCTTTAGCTATAATCGTGATTATTTTAGGAATTTATCCGAGTCCGTTAATTGATTTGATGAATTCATCAGTGAATCATCTAGTTGAATTTGTAAGTGCCGGTGCCGGTATGCCGATGCCAACACCATGA
- a CDS encoding PAS domain S-box protein, with the protein MNNSEIKIYRKTIASYFVLAVIILVFTSLNFYYNHSILKFIFFEALLLTGIVLWIIGKTRKYLVSNMLAIAKTKDSAEDKLIEQTMQLLITALEAAANSIMITDKSGNIQWVNNAFTLLSGYSKEEVIGKNPRFLKSNKLDPKFYQDLWETILAGHIWSGRLENLRKNGTSYIDESIITPVTDNNSEITHFIAIKQDVTDRIKTENQLKELEQKYRSFFEDDVTGDYITTTDGQILMCNPAFAEMFRFPSVREALHTNSATLYRDVNPFAVLLSKLVKYKKLNNYEVEMVRKDGSLAYIIANYIGVFDESGMLQEIKAYLIDDTRRRMLENQLIQTQKMDGIGTFASGIAHDFNNILGIILGHASLIEAQNYDIKVEGKSIQAITEAALRGAEVVKQLLTFTRKTEMYRESVQINDVVSDVMKLIGETFPKTINTILHLEENLPPLVADRTQLHQVLFNLCVNARDAMPQGGELHISTQLRKNSQEYIILKVRDTGTGMEEKVINRIYEPFFTTKDLNKGTGLGLSVVFGIIQNHKGFIEVKSKLGAGSEFIISLPLINNEIIIKNNELTDHTTLVGNETILVIEDEQSLRDLMKEFLISNGYKVITATDGEEGLIVYKQNISEIKLVFSDIGLPKIDGLTLFENMRAILPEVKTILTSGFLASNKKSEIINAGVKDFIQKPYHPEEVLKKIRKVLD; encoded by the coding sequence ATGAATAATTCAGAAATAAAAATCTACCGAAAAACGATTGCGAGCTATTTTGTTTTAGCAGTCATCATTCTGGTCTTCACGTCGTTAAATTTTTATTACAACCATTCAATTTTGAAGTTCATATTTTTTGAGGCACTGTTATTGACAGGTATTGTCCTTTGGATAATAGGGAAAACTCGAAAATATTTAGTTAGCAACATGCTTGCAATAGCAAAAACAAAAGATAGTGCCGAGGATAAATTAATCGAACAGACTATGCAGTTGCTAATTACAGCTCTTGAAGCGGCTGCGAATTCAATTATGATAACCGATAAATCTGGAAATATTCAATGGGTGAACAACGCATTCACATTGCTAAGTGGGTATTCGAAAGAAGAGGTTATAGGAAAAAATCCTCGTTTTCTGAAGTCAAATAAACTTGATCCGAAATTTTATCAAGACCTGTGGGAAACAATTCTTGCAGGGCATATTTGGAGCGGAAGATTAGAAAATCTGCGTAAAAATGGAACCTCATATATCGATGAATCGATAATCACACCTGTAACAGATAACAACAGCGAGATCACACATTTTATTGCTATAAAGCAGGATGTAACAGACAGAATTAAAACGGAAAATCAGCTCAAAGAATTAGAACAAAAGTACCGAAGTTTTTTTGAAGACGATGTTACGGGTGATTACATAACAACAACGGATGGTCAAATATTAATGTGCAACCCGGCATTCGCTGAAATGTTTAGATTTCCATCTGTGAGGGAGGCGCTGCATACAAACAGTGCAACTCTATACCGTGATGTTAATCCCTTTGCAGTATTACTCTCAAAATTGGTAAAATATAAAAAGCTTAATAATTACGAAGTCGAAATGGTCAGAAAAGATGGCTCTTTGGCTTATATCATCGCAAATTACATAGGTGTTTTCGATGAGTCGGGAATGCTTCAAGAGATTAAAGCGTATCTGATAGATGATACCCGAAGAAGAATGCTCGAAAATCAACTTATCCAAACTCAAAAGATGGACGGAATCGGAACGTTTGCGAGCGGGATTGCCCATGATTTCAATAATATATTAGGGATAATACTCGGACATGCTTCGTTAATAGAAGCACAAAATTATGATATAAAGGTGGAGGGAAAAAGTATTCAAGCTATTACTGAAGCCGCGTTACGGGGTGCGGAAGTCGTAAAACAATTGTTGACTTTTACACGGAAAACTGAGATGTATCGTGAATCTGTCCAAATAAATGATGTTGTCTCTGATGTAATGAAACTTATCGGCGAAACATTCCCCAAAACTATTAATACTATATTACATCTTGAAGAAAACTTACCCCCACTTGTTGCCGATAGAACCCAACTGCATCAGGTGCTCTTTAACCTATGCGTCAATGCGCGCGACGCAATGCCGCAAGGAGGCGAACTACATATATCAACACAACTGAGAAAAAATTCCCAAGAATATATTATACTCAAAGTAAGAGATACCGGAACCGGAATGGAAGAGAAAGTAATTAACCGGATATATGAACCCTTCTTCACCACGAAAGATCTTAATAAGGGAACCGGTTTGGGACTCTCCGTCGTATTCGGAATTATTCAGAACCATAAAGGTTTTATTGAAGTAAAAAGCAAGTTAGGTGCAGGTAGCGAATTTATTATTTCCTTACCGTTAATAAACAATGAAATTATAATTAAGAATAATGAGCTTACTGACCACACTACTCTCGTGGGAAATGAAACCATATTAGTTATTGAAGATGAACAATCATTAAGAGATTTGATGAAAGAATTTTTGATTTCAAATGGATATAAAGTTATAACTGCAACCGATGGCGAGGAGGGACTTATTGTTTATAAGCAGAATATCAGTGAAATAAAATTGGTTTTCTCAGATATTGGATTACCGAAAATCGATGGTTTGACTTTGTTTGAAAATATGAGAGCGATACTTCCGGAAGTAAAAACAATACTTACAAGCGGTTTTTTAGCGTCTAACAAAAAGTCTGAAATCATAAATGCCGGGGTGAAAGATTTTATACAAAAACCATATCACCCGGAGGAAGTTTTAAAGAAAATCAGGAAGGTACTTGATTGA
- a CDS encoding type III pantothenate kinase — MLLSIDIGNTHTVVGVFNKEKLISHWRLSSTITRTEDECFLIVKLLCEQINLPLINMGGVIISSVVPNLTDIFKRMAEKYFQVKPVIVSAALRLGIKIKYDDPTAVGADRLCNAVAAYKKYGGPAIVVDFGTATTFDVISPRGDYLGGVISPGIETAGGELHRRAARLPKIELHFPENVIGKNTVESMQSGIMYGALDAMEGMIKRIENKLGKKAHILATGGYSKFICQKSTFKIHCEPWLVLEGARLIYEMNVNQVPS; from the coding sequence ATGTTACTATCTATTGATATCGGAAATACTCATACCGTAGTTGGAGTATTTAATAAAGAAAAATTAATATCACACTGGCGGCTCTCGAGCACAATTACAAGAACCGAAGACGAATGTTTTTTAATCGTGAAATTATTATGCGAGCAAATTAATTTACCTTTAATCAATATGGGGGGAGTAATAATTTCATCAGTTGTTCCAAATTTAACTGATATTTTTAAACGTATGGCTGAAAAGTATTTTCAAGTAAAACCGGTAATCGTATCGGCTGCATTAAGACTTGGGATAAAAATAAAATACGATGACCCGACGGCTGTGGGTGCCGACCGTTTATGCAACGCTGTTGCTGCTTATAAAAAATATGGGGGTCCGGCTATTGTTGTAGATTTTGGAACAGCCACCACGTTCGATGTTATCTCGCCACGTGGCGATTATCTTGGAGGTGTGATATCGCCCGGAATAGAAACAGCCGGCGGCGAATTGCACAGGCGTGCTGCACGTTTACCTAAAATCGAACTCCACTTCCCCGAAAATGTAATCGGCAAAAACACAGTCGAAAGTATGCAATCGGGCATTATGTACGGCGCATTAGATGCAATGGAGGGAATGATTAAACGCATCGAAAACAAATTGGGCAAAAAAGCCCATATCCTTGCGACAGGCGGCTACTCAAAATTCATTTGCCAAAAAAGCACTTTTAAAATTCACTGCGAACCTTGGTTAGTGCTTGAGGGTGCAAGGTTGATTTACGAGATGAATGTCAATCAAGTACCTTCCTGA
- a CDS encoding Hsp20/alpha crystallin family protein, translating to MTLIKFSPFREIETLENQIQKIFNDFPLTRRMSGSFIPSIDLREDEKNLYLTAELPGIEKEEVKISLHNDVLTISGERKREEKKEKENFYNLEMCYGTFNRSVTLPVEVDNEKIEANFKNGILKIQMPKSNPKDISKTIEIK from the coding sequence ATGACACTAATAAAATTTTCACCATTCAGAGAAATTGAAACTCTCGAAAATCAAATCCAAAAAATATTTAATGACTTTCCACTTACACGCAGAATGAGTGGTTCTTTCATCCCCTCTATCGATTTACGCGAAGACGAAAAGAATCTGTACCTTACTGCTGAATTACCGGGCATCGAAAAAGAAGAAGTAAAAATTTCTCTTCATAATGATGTGCTTACAATTAGCGGTGAGCGGAAACGTGAAGAGAAAAAGGAAAAAGAAAATTTCTACAATCTCGAAATGTGCTACGGAACGTTCAACCGTTCGGTAACCCTCCCTGTCGAAGTGGATAACGAAAAAATTGAAGCGAATTTCAAAAATGGTATCTTGAAAATTCAAATGCCTAAATCGAATCCGAAAGATATTTCGAAGACGATAGAGATTAAGTAA
- a CDS encoding response regulator transcription factor has translation MVKTIKVAIVEDDNVIRNGIEYVLNNTLGFECVGSFNSGDVALKKLAIDDVDVVLMDINMPGISGIDCVRELRKRRSDLNILMLTVYETSDNIFRSLTAGASGYVLKNTPMDELLKAIIELNEGGAPMSNEIARKVIKAFQTKPAEETEELSKREYEIVSELAKGLTYEEIADKLFISIETVRFHIKNMYSKLHVHSRTQAVMKVFQQGNLNHNNL, from the coding sequence ATGGTGAAAACTATTAAAGTAGCAATCGTAGAAGACGATAATGTAATCCGAAACGGTATCGAGTATGTATTGAATAATACGCTGGGCTTCGAATGTGTGGGCTCGTTTAATTCGGGTGATGTAGCTCTGAAAAAATTGGCTATTGATGATGTTGATGTTGTGCTGATGGATATCAATATGCCCGGTATTTCGGGAATTGATTGTGTTAGAGAACTTCGAAAACGCAGATCCGATTTGAATATCTTAATGCTCACTGTTTACGAAACATCGGATAATATTTTTAGGTCGTTAACTGCCGGAGCCAGCGGATATGTTTTGAAAAACACACCGATGGATGAATTGTTGAAAGCAATAATAGAGCTTAACGAAGGGGGCGCCCCGATGTCCAACGAAATAGCCCGCAAAGTTATTAAAGCATTTCAAACAAAACCTGCCGAAGAAACTGAAGAATTATCGAAAAGAGAATATGAAATCGTCTCAGAATTAGCCAAAGGATTGACTTACGAAGAAATTGCAGATAAACTATTTATCAGCATCGAAACCGTCCGTTTTCATATCAAAAATATGTATAGCAAGCTCCACGTCCACTCCCGTACCCAGGCAGTGATGAAAGTATTTCAGCAGGGGAATTTGAATCATAATAATTTGTAA